From a single Pseudalkalibacillus hwajinpoensis genomic region:
- a CDS encoding PaaI family thioesterase — translation MNETNDQIYELLTELLDQATEKDKENLVSLLTGVQKKQRDQYKTYLAGYMGIQSKLLNENTYESIIPNRELIHNPLDIVHGGITASLIDIAMGSLVHQTLSSNQAAVTSEMNIHYLAKGTGSEIRCRSEVVYKSDTRWVVKANVYRDDQKIIATATGNFMIIPRKA, via the coding sequence ATGAACGAGACAAACGACCAGATCTACGAACTACTAACAGAATTACTCGATCAAGCGACAGAGAAGGATAAAGAAAATCTAGTATCACTATTAACAGGAGTTCAGAAAAAACAAAGAGATCAGTATAAAACTTATTTGGCTGGGTATATGGGTATTCAAAGCAAGCTGCTAAATGAAAATACCTACGAAAGTATCATCCCAAATCGCGAGCTAATTCATAATCCACTAGACATCGTACATGGCGGCATCACTGCATCCCTTATCGATATAGCGATGGGTTCTCTAGTTCACCAGACTCTCTCCTCAAATCAAGCAGCCGTTACATCCGAGATGAACATTCATTACCTAGCAAAAGGCACAGGGAGTGAAATAAGATGTCGCTCAGAAGTTGTCTATAAAAGTGATACACGCTGGGTTGTCAAGGCAAACGTGTATCGCGATGACCAGAAAATCATCGCAACGGCTACCGGAAACTTCATGATTATCCCTAGAAAGGCTTAA
- the ylbJ gene encoding sporulation integral membrane protein YlbJ, with protein sequence MNVQIMKTILLAASVTTVALSIIMHPEHTLEASSSGLSMWWTIVFPSLLPFFIISELLIAIGVVRFIGILLEPLMRPLFRVPGSGAFVFAMGIASGFPAGAKYTAHLRKNNDISAVEGERLVSFTNCSNPLFIFAAVAVGFFHNPALGIILAAAHYAGNILVGFAMRFHHPDDRHYTQLVRSSEPRLHQAFRSLHETRLSDDRPFGKMMGDAVHSSIKTLLMVGGFIILFSVLNELISVVGVATLLTGAVRTLLLFLQLPTVLDVPLLSGLFEITLGSQLTSESSAGLLPQAIITSFILAFNGFSVQAQVASILADTDIRFKPFFMARLMHGAFAGILTLVLWKPIYIDMLSSGKVVLPVYHRDDSETLAEVLYQFFQLTGPWMTFFSLIAFIILAIRRTRSEPDLR encoded by the coding sequence ATGAATGTTCAAATAATGAAAACAATCTTGCTCGCAGCATCAGTAACTACAGTTGCTCTTTCAATCATTATGCACCCGGAACATACTCTTGAAGCTTCGAGTAGTGGACTCTCCATGTGGTGGACAATCGTATTTCCATCTTTACTTCCCTTTTTTATCATTTCAGAACTACTTATTGCAATCGGGGTTGTTCGCTTTATCGGCATATTACTTGAACCCCTTATGAGACCTCTCTTTCGTGTACCAGGATCAGGAGCATTCGTTTTTGCTATGGGAATTGCATCCGGTTTTCCTGCTGGCGCCAAGTATACGGCGCACTTACGTAAGAATAATGATATCTCCGCAGTCGAAGGGGAACGACTTGTTTCATTTACCAACTGCTCCAATCCACTGTTTATTTTTGCTGCTGTAGCTGTTGGTTTTTTCCACAATCCTGCACTAGGAATTATCCTGGCTGCAGCTCATTACGCCGGGAATATTCTCGTAGGGTTTGCTATGAGGTTTCATCATCCAGATGACAGACATTACACACAGCTCGTTCGTTCAAGTGAGCCGAGGTTGCACCAGGCATTCCGATCTCTACATGAAACACGCCTAAGCGATGATCGTCCTTTTGGAAAAATGATGGGAGATGCCGTCCACTCTTCAATCAAAACGCTTTTAATGGTTGGTGGCTTTATTATATTATTCTCTGTCTTAAATGAGCTCATTAGCGTTGTCGGTGTTGCGACTCTTCTTACTGGGGCTGTTAGGACCCTCTTGTTATTCCTGCAGCTTCCAACAGTTCTTGATGTTCCTTTATTATCAGGACTATTTGAAATCACGCTTGGGAGTCAATTAACGAGCGAAAGTTCAGCAGGCTTATTGCCTCAGGCCATCATCACAAGTTTTATTCTCGCCTTTAATGGCTTTTCAGTTCAAGCTCAGGTTGCAAGCATCCTTGCCGATACCGATATCCGTTTCAAACCTTTTTTTATGGCAAGGCTGATGCACGGCGCCTTTGCAGGGATTTTAACGCTTGTACTCTGGAAGCCAATATATATTGACATGCTCTCATCGGGAAAAGTAGTTCTTCCAGTTTACCATCGGGATGACTCAGAAACGCTAGCTGAAGTACTCTATCAGTTTTTTCAGCTAACTGGACCCTGGATGACGTTCTTTTCCCTTATTGCATTTATCATCCTCGCCATCCGCAGAACGAGATCAGAACCCGACCTCAGGTAA
- a CDS encoding YlbF family regulator codes for MIATLDSVMILDQAEELGFLIKDSEVAHEYHEARRQLSKNREAQRLIKRFTELKELYDEVQRFGRYHPDFMTITVQVREAKRDMDLHESVASFKKAETELEGLLVEVSSLLAGEVSPSIKVPSGNPFFDNQSCGGGCGSGGSCGCG; via the coding sequence ATGATTGCTACTCTCGATAGTGTAATGATTTTAGACCAGGCTGAAGAGCTTGGATTTTTGATAAAAGATTCAGAAGTAGCTCATGAATATCATGAGGCAAGAAGGCAGTTATCTAAAAACAGGGAAGCCCAAAGGCTGATCAAGCGTTTTACTGAATTGAAGGAACTGTATGATGAAGTTCAGCGATTCGGTCGATACCATCCTGACTTTATGACTATTACCGTGCAGGTCCGTGAAGCTAAGCGCGATATGGATCTTCATGAATCAGTTGCTTCGTTTAAAAAGGCTGAAACAGAACTTGAAGGACTTCTGGTTGAGGTATCTTCCCTACTTGCTGGTGAAGTTTCACCCTCAATTAAAGTACCATCAGGAAATCCTTTCTTCGACAATCAATCCTGTGGAGGAGGCTGTGGCTCTGGCGGCAGCTGTGGATGTGGATAA
- a CDS encoding CBS domain-containing protein, with protein sequence MVSVGDLARHVTPFKPDGNIFEAAAVMKNENVTIVPVCDENDRLLGIVTDRAIAVSGIADKQAGSATIQEVMEKPSMVLSPEMKPEEAAALMNESRLTEVVVADVDRFIGIVSYFHIKEKTNA encoded by the coding sequence ATGGTTTCTGTGGGAGATTTAGCAAGACACGTGACGCCATTCAAACCCGATGGTAATATCTTTGAAGCAGCGGCAGTAATGAAAAATGAGAACGTTACAATTGTTCCTGTATGTGATGAAAACGATCGTCTACTTGGTATCGTAACAGACCGTGCCATCGCAGTGAGCGGCATTGCTGACAAACAAGCAGGTTCTGCCACAATTCAAGAAGTGATGGAAAAGCCATCAATGGTGCTATCACCAGAGATGAAGCCTGAAGAAGCAGCGGCATTAATGAATGAATCCCGCCTTACTGAAGTAGTAGTCGCTGATGTAGATCGTTTTATTGGAATTGTTTCCTATTTCCATATAAAAGAGAAGACAAACGCATAA
- a CDS encoding YlbG family protein, whose protein sequence is MFVERVGLAVYIQSLKHAKQLRRFGNVHYVSSKQKYVVIYINLDQLETTKERLNSLHFVKRVEPSKRPEVRTEYQNAKPDKAKEYDYKMGL, encoded by the coding sequence ATGTTTGTAGAACGAGTCGGCTTAGCAGTATATATACAGTCACTGAAACATGCTAAACAATTAAGAAGATTTGGTAATGTACATTATGTTTCTTCGAAACAGAAGTACGTTGTGATTTATATTAATCTTGATCAGCTCGAGACGACAAAAGAGCGGTTGAATTCTCTTCATTTTGTAAAACGAGTTGAACCTTCAAAGCGTCCAGAGGTGCGGACTGAATATCAGAATGCAAAGCCTGATAAAGCGAAAGAGTATGATTATAAAATGGGTCTGTAA
- a CDS encoding DUF7147 family protein — MIQRFIELGEGYSDIYELVELARTNSHRVHRLLVLKTNKQNREVVSPVVVLKPAGEGNLQPLYICREGIPAREPSVKRLQLFEEISATLDVPIIPIEVKPSHDFNEKELYYNYIIGILRLNNLIPPLQ, encoded by the coding sequence ATGATTCAACGCTTTATTGAACTTGGCGAGGGCTATTCTGATATTTATGAACTTGTTGAACTTGCAAGAACCAATTCGCACCGTGTTCATCGTTTACTGGTATTAAAGACTAACAAACAAAACCGCGAAGTGGTATCACCTGTCGTCGTATTGAAACCAGCAGGTGAAGGAAACCTTCAGCCACTTTACATATGCAGAGAGGGTATCCCTGCAAGAGAGCCATCTGTTAAGCGTCTGCAGTTATTTGAGGAAATTAGCGCCACACTTGATGTGCCGATCATTCCGATTGAAGTGAAACCCTCGCATGATTTTAATGAAAAAGAACTGTATTACAATTACATCATTGGCATCCTTCGATTAAATAACCTCATTCCACCTCTTCAATAG
- the ylbD gene encoding spore coat protein YlbD gives MPDAKVNNNQKVQEFKTFVRAHPHVLKKVKSGDKTLQELFEEWVLFGEDDETWFNEEKKAQEDEHADDSGNKLSGMLSAIKQMNFEEVQRGIEQFSGAVYSIQEVLSQFRSKPKHQPPYMDSHSPFPFRHD, from the coding sequence ATGCCTGATGCAAAGGTGAATAACAATCAAAAGGTTCAGGAATTTAAGACGTTCGTCAGAGCCCATCCTCATGTATTGAAAAAGGTGAAGAGCGGGGACAAAACGCTTCAGGAACTGTTTGAGGAGTGGGTACTTTTCGGTGAAGATGATGAGACGTGGTTCAATGAGGAGAAAAAAGCTCAAGAAGACGAACACGCTGATGACAGTGGAAACAAGCTCAGTGGGATGCTATCAGCAATTAAACAGATGAATTTTGAAGAAGTACAGCGAGGTATTGAACAATTTAGCGGGGCTGTGTATTCCATTCAAGAGGTGCTATCACAATTTCGTTCAAAACCAAAGCATCAACCTCCCTATATGGACTCACATTCTCCATTTCCATTTCGTCATGATTAG
- a CDS encoding YlbE-like family protein, with translation MREEVQAFLSTRQDLVIFLRNQPVWYRRLSREPYALKEFEEASKVFYGQTFPQKVDRFQNQLNMVNMMLALMTQLKN, from the coding sequence ATGCGTGAAGAAGTGCAGGCGTTTCTATCGACACGACAGGATCTGGTTATTTTCTTAAGAAATCAGCCTGTCTGGTATCGGCGATTAAGCCGTGAACCTTATGCACTTAAAGAATTTGAAGAAGCGTCAAAAGTATTTTATGGTCAAACCTTTCCGCAGAAAGTCGATCGATTCCAGAATCAGTTGAATATGGTAAATATGATGTTAGCGTTAATGACCCAGTTGAAAAATTAG
- a CDS encoding CAP domain-containing protein: protein MIKNVLRFIILIALVIVSMNVYERIEWNQVLPEVERIITEEDFVLDETAEEKATETVVEEKNLPPLTGVEKWIGESSDAITSNLGKPDRIDPSAYGYDWWIYEESNTGYLQVGIEEGRVVTIFFMGNVVAGENYPMGEQASTVFSDTSPEGEVALSINGDDYRFQLSEEEKQLKPLMAINNGLFAQYYFDKFNGKLRAVRLAEPHVLVKQKPYAVSYRGELIEAEPLSDEEWKSVQAAMEKQIFGMTNVLRQLSNKEVLVYNDEVSEVAIGHSKDMQQNNYFSHTSPSKGELSDRLKKGDVLYSYAGENIAARYPDAGAAMLGWLNSKGHREALLNEEFTDIGVGVYREYYTQNFIKPF, encoded by the coding sequence ATGATAAAAAATGTACTTCGCTTCATTATTCTTATAGCCCTGGTTATTGTCTCAATGAATGTTTACGAACGTATAGAGTGGAATCAGGTTCTCCCTGAAGTCGAGCGAATCATAACGGAAGAAGATTTTGTATTAGATGAGACCGCGGAAGAAAAGGCAACTGAGACGGTTGTTGAAGAGAAAAACTTACCGCCGTTAACTGGGGTTGAAAAATGGATCGGAGAAAGTTCTGATGCTATTACAAGCAATCTTGGAAAGCCAGACAGAATTGATCCTTCCGCATATGGCTATGACTGGTGGATTTATGAAGAATCTAACACAGGGTACCTTCAAGTAGGAATTGAAGAAGGTCGTGTGGTGACCATTTTCTTTATGGGAAATGTTGTTGCGGGTGAGAATTACCCTATGGGTGAACAAGCTTCAACTGTTTTTAGCGATACCAGTCCGGAGGGAGAAGTGGCGCTTAGTATTAACGGAGATGATTACCGATTCCAGCTGTCTGAAGAGGAGAAGCAGCTTAAACCGTTAATGGCAATCAATAATGGTCTTTTTGCTCAGTATTATTTTGATAAATTCAATGGGAAATTAAGAGCTGTGAGGCTTGCTGAACCACATGTACTTGTTAAACAAAAGCCTTATGCTGTCTCTTATCGAGGAGAGCTGATAGAAGCTGAACCTCTTTCTGATGAAGAGTGGAAAAGTGTTCAGGCTGCTATGGAAAAGCAAATCTTTGGGATGACCAATGTCCTTCGTCAACTTTCTAACAAGGAAGTGCTTGTATACAATGATGAAGTTTCAGAGGTAGCAATCGGTCATAGTAAGGACATGCAGCAAAATAATTACTTTTCTCATACTTCTCCATCAAAAGGGGAGCTTTCAGATCGGTTAAAAAAAGGCGATGTGCTTTATAGCTATGCTGGTGAAAACATCGCTGCAAGATACCCAGATGCAGGTGCAGCAATGCTTGGATGGCTTAATAGTAAAGGACATCGTGAAGCGCTACTTAATGAAGAGTTCACAGATATAGGAGTAGGAGTCTACAGAGAATACTACACACAGAATTTCATTAAGCCTTTCTAG
- the safA gene encoding SafA/ExsA family spore coat assembly protein, producing MKKLVTMLIVLLFASGIFMPDTAFGQSTYTVKSGDTLWKISKRYKIGLTEIISANPQFENPDLIYPGDQVNVPTANPSINKSKDVGQQVMDLTNQERAKNGLAPLTWDWQVARIARYKSADMRNKNYFSHQSPTYGSPFTMLKNFGVNYRSAGENIAAGQSTPEEVVRAWMNSAGHRKNILNPGYTQIGVGYVSGGSYGHYWTQMFISK from the coding sequence ATGAAAAAACTTGTTACGATGTTAATTGTTTTGCTTTTTGCATCTGGTATATTCATGCCAGATACCGCTTTTGGTCAATCTACATACACCGTTAAATCCGGTGATACGCTATGGAAGATTTCCAAACGGTATAAAATTGGGCTAACTGAAATCATCAGCGCCAACCCTCAATTTGAGAATCCGGATCTGATTTATCCTGGCGACCAGGTCAACGTGCCAACTGCAAACCCGTCCATTAATAAATCAAAAGACGTGGGACAGCAGGTTATGGATTTAACGAATCAGGAACGAGCCAAAAATGGACTTGCACCATTAACATGGGATTGGCAAGTTGCAAGGATAGCAAGATACAAATCTGCAGACATGAGAAATAAAAATTATTTTTCACACCAATCGCCAACATATGGTTCTCCTTTTACAATGCTTAAAAATTTCGGGGTAAACTACCGAAGTGCAGGAGAAAACATAGCAGCTGGTCAATCTACTCCAGAGGAAGTCGTTAGAGCATGGATGAATAGTGCAGGTCACCGTAAAAATATCTTGAATCCAGGTTATACCCAGATCGGTGTGGGTTACGTATCAGGTGGCTCATACGGTCATTACTGGACTCAGATGTTCATTTCCAAATAA
- a CDS encoding ATP-grasp domain-containing protein: MITLKLLTFNPFRTLGMPGISYVKPDHMFKKIHDIREADVLLFPEKWQVNSLVYGLNKTIFPSIQSIQLGFDKVEMTRAFWSISNDLMPYTEIAGKSNETIERILDTFPFPFVAKEVRSSMGKGVFLINSAEEFITYAENNDVLYVQEYLPIEKDLRVVYVGNSVVSAYWRIGGDSFHNNVAQGGKLSFHSIPDEALQLVDQTAKALGINHAGFDVVVANGKFYFLEFNCLFGNKALVQRGIHVERMIFNYLLEQFPPIVPPTAPFKIIS, translated from the coding sequence ATGATAACTTTGAAACTTCTTACCTTTAATCCATTTCGTACCCTTGGTATGCCAGGCATTTCTTACGTAAAACCCGATCACATGTTTAAAAAAATTCATGATATTCGCGAAGCGGATGTGCTTCTATTCCCGGAAAAATGGCAGGTGAACTCTCTTGTCTATGGCTTGAATAAAACCATTTTCCCCTCAATCCAATCCATCCAACTAGGTTTTGATAAAGTGGAGATGACAAGAGCATTCTGGTCGATTTCAAATGATCTTATGCCGTATACAGAAATAGCAGGAAAATCTAACGAAACTATCGAACGAATTTTAGATACATTTCCTTTTCCGTTTGTCGCAAAAGAAGTACGCAGTTCAATGGGGAAAGGCGTTTTTCTTATCAACTCAGCGGAAGAATTCATCACCTACGCTGAGAACAATGATGTCCTTTATGTTCAGGAATATTTACCAATTGAGAAAGACCTTCGCGTTGTCTATGTAGGGAACTCAGTCGTTTCTGCTTATTGGCGTATAGGGGGAGATTCGTTTCATAATAACGTTGCACAGGGAGGAAAGCTTTCTTTCCATAGCATACCTGACGAAGCACTTCAGCTTGTTGATCAAACAGCAAAAGCGCTTGGCATTAATCATGCAGGATTTGATGTCGTTGTTGCTAATGGAAAGTTCTATTTCTTAGAATTTAACTGTTTATTTGGTAACAAGGCCCTCGTTCAGCGGGGGATCCATGTTGAAAGAATGATTTTCAACTATTTATTGGAACAATTCCCCCCTATTGTACCACCAACAGCACCTTTCAAAATCATTTCATAA
- the coaD gene encoding pantetheine-phosphate adenylyltransferase — protein sequence MGKIAVCPGSFDPVTYGHLDIIKRGARVFDDIKVVVLNNQSKSTLFSVDERVALLKEVTKDIGNVTVDSYRGLLIDYAKEVKASTILRGLRAVSDFEYEMKIASINRKLEDEIETFFMMTNNQYSFLSSSIVKEIAKYHAPVSDLVPEIVESALREKYAASPLD from the coding sequence ATGGGAAAGATTGCTGTTTGCCCGGGTAGCTTTGATCCGGTTACATATGGCCATCTAGATATCATCAAACGAGGAGCAAGGGTTTTCGATGATATTAAAGTGGTAGTTCTAAATAATCAAAGTAAGTCTACGCTTTTTTCAGTTGATGAGCGTGTGGCATTATTAAAGGAAGTGACAAAGGATATTGGGAATGTAACGGTTGATTCCTACCGTGGGCTATTAATTGATTATGCGAAAGAAGTAAAAGCGTCAACGATACTAAGAGGACTGCGTGCTGTTTCAGATTTTGAATATGAAATGAAGATTGCTTCCATTAATCGAAAGCTCGAAGATGAAATTGAAACGTTCTTTATGATGACGAATAATCAATATTCGTTCCTCAGCTCGAGCATTGTAAAGGAAATTGCAAAATACCATGCGCCTGTTTCAGATCTTGTTCCCGAGATCGTTGAGAGTGCGCTTCGAGAAAAATATGCAGCATCCCCGTTAGACTAA
- a CDS encoding MFS transporter encodes MSRWKRNVWILFVSQFLVLGAMTMIMPFLPLYLQELGVEGDSQISLWSGVIFGANFLTAFLFSPFWGRLADRHGRKLMVLRSGFGMALVIILTGFATGPWSLLGLRLLNGVVSGFIPASIALVATNTPREHVGYALGTLNSGAVAGAICGPLFGGLMAEAFGFRMIFNLTGFCILLAALVVVFLVKEETKPEPTMVVERSNAVKDFKRVTVRSPMLPLLLVGFLVQFALLGMNPLIPLFVQQLTSGANVALFAGIAASVMGVANMVASPKLGKIGDRKGAHYVLYYSLIGAAVFSIPQAFVQELWQLIALRFMLGLCIGGLLPSVNSLVKTLSPEGMESRTYSFSNSAVYLGNLLGPVTGGAIVALVGTRGLFLFAGIILLLNVAYVKRKVLPVLDRRQRRYEANEVPS; translated from the coding sequence TTGAGTCGTTGGAAACGAAATGTGTGGATATTGTTTGTTAGTCAGTTTCTAGTTCTTGGTGCAATGACGATGATTATGCCGTTTCTTCCGCTTTATTTACAGGAGCTTGGAGTAGAGGGGGACAGTCAGATTAGTCTCTGGTCTGGTGTGATCTTCGGCGCAAATTTTTTAACAGCCTTTTTATTTTCACCTTTCTGGGGACGTCTGGCAGATCGTCATGGACGCAAGCTAATGGTGCTGCGTTCGGGCTTCGGTATGGCACTTGTTATTATATTAACCGGATTTGCCACAGGTCCCTGGTCCTTGCTTGGTTTACGGTTATTAAACGGAGTTGTTTCAGGTTTTATACCGGCCTCGATTGCACTGGTCGCGACTAACACTCCAAGAGAGCATGTAGGTTATGCGCTTGGGACATTAAATTCAGGCGCAGTCGCTGGTGCAATATGTGGTCCGCTATTTGGAGGCCTGATGGCAGAGGCGTTTGGATTTCGAATGATATTTAATTTAACCGGTTTTTGTATTTTACTTGCTGCACTTGTAGTCGTGTTTCTTGTAAAAGAAGAGACAAAGCCTGAACCGACTATGGTAGTGGAGAGAAGTAATGCAGTCAAAGATTTCAAACGGGTTACGGTTCGCTCACCAATGCTACCGCTTCTATTGGTTGGGTTTCTTGTTCAGTTTGCTCTGCTCGGTATGAATCCACTCATTCCGTTATTCGTTCAGCAGCTTACTTCCGGAGCGAATGTGGCTCTTTTTGCAGGGATTGCAGCGTCAGTGATGGGGGTAGCGAACATGGTCGCCTCACCAAAGCTCGGGAAAATAGGAGATCGAAAAGGAGCCCATTATGTATTGTATTATTCTCTAATTGGGGCAGCGGTCTTTTCCATTCCGCAAGCTTTCGTTCAGGAATTATGGCAGCTAATCGCACTTCGATTTATGCTTGGATTATGTATCGGAGGACTTCTGCCATCTGTTAATTCGCTTGTGAAAACTCTATCGCCTGAAGGAATGGAAAGCAGAACATACAGCTTCTCTAACAGTGCCGTCTATTTGGGGAATCTACTTGGCCCCGTGACGGGAGGAGCAATTGTGGCGCTTGTAGGCACAAGAGGCCTTTTTCTATTCGCAGGCATTATTTTACTCCTGAATGTCGCTTATGTGAAACGGAAAGTATTGCCAGTGCTAGATCGCAGACAACGTAGGTATGAAGCAAATGAAGTACCATCGTAA
- the ytvI gene encoding sporulation integral membrane protein YtvI: MPKFLSKRFFIMLLIIVVLVIIAFWILPVSIPLILAFLSALALDPAVKLIQKNTKLKRYFPVIIVFTLFVILIALLGYFLITKVVTEGIALVENSPVYIQNITRMWESMETNMEAVSKSFPPEFVQEFTNQIERFLENTKNTISRIDYLKIITIIVTGIPNYLVSILVYLIALFLFLMDLPRLKRKSYSYLSEQTAEKVQFMTSRLSYVIFGFFKAQFLVSIIIFVVSLIGLLMITPKVALLMAFIIWVIDFIPIIGSIVILGPWAIYYLIIGDITTGSQLAILAVVLLVIRRTVEPKVMGQHIGLSPLSTLISMYIGLQLIGIMGFIIGPILLIAFNSAREAGLIKMNFKL, from the coding sequence TTGCCAAAGTTCCTCTCAAAACGCTTTTTCATTATGTTACTTATCATTGTAGTTCTTGTAATAATAGCGTTCTGGATTTTACCCGTTTCTATTCCACTCATTCTTGCTTTCCTCAGCGCTCTTGCACTTGACCCTGCTGTTAAGCTGATTCAGAAGAATACGAAGTTAAAAAGGTATTTTCCGGTTATTATTGTCTTCACCCTATTTGTTATCCTTATTGCTTTATTGGGTTACTTCCTGATCACAAAGGTTGTTACGGAAGGAATCGCCCTGGTTGAAAACTCCCCGGTATACATACAAAACATCACTCGGATGTGGGAGAGCATGGAAACAAATATGGAAGCAGTCTCGAAAAGCTTTCCACCTGAATTCGTTCAGGAATTTACGAATCAAATTGAACGTTTCCTTGAAAACACCAAAAATACGATTAGCAGAATCGATTACTTAAAAATCATTACCATCATCGTGACAGGCATCCCAAATTACCTTGTTAGTATTCTCGTGTACTTAATTGCATTGTTTTTATTCCTTATGGACCTTCCAAGGTTGAAGAGGAAAAGCTATTCGTACTTATCAGAACAAACCGCTGAAAAAGTTCAATTCATGACAAGTCGCTTATCCTATGTCATTTTTGGATTTTTTAAAGCACAATTCCTTGTTAGTATTATTATTTTCGTCGTCAGTTTAATTGGCCTCCTTATGATTACACCTAAAGTGGCATTACTAATGGCATTCATTATCTGGGTTATTGATTTCATACCGATCATCGGTTCAATTGTTATTCTAGGTCCATGGGCAATTTATTATTTAATCATTGGAGATATCACTACGGGTAGCCAGCTAGCCATATTAGCTGTTGTTCTTCTTGTTATTCGACGTACGGTAGAACCCAAAGTGATGGGACAACATATCGGACTTTCTCCATTATCTACATTGATCTCGATGTATATTGGTTTGCAACTGATTGGAATTATGGGCTTTATCATCGGCCCAATTCTATTAATTGCCTTTAATTCTGCAAGAGAAGCTGGTTTAATCAAAATGAACTTTAAACTATAG
- a CDS encoding Asp23/Gls24 family envelope stress response protein, translated as MRKQLKQGTLSISENVIDFILDVAVKETEGVELISSPVKHTLKRMIRKGRTSVVMQDEEEFNLSLRVEVAITFGENIPYTCLMLQERIKNDVEKITGLDVYEVNLLVTGLLLKEEVEKI; from the coding sequence ATGAGAAAACAACTTAAACAGGGAACCCTTTCCATATCAGAGAATGTGATCGACTTTATATTGGATGTAGCAGTTAAGGAGACAGAAGGGGTAGAGCTTATTTCATCTCCAGTGAAACATACGTTAAAACGTATGATTCGAAAGGGGAGGACCTCTGTTGTCATGCAAGATGAGGAAGAGTTTAATTTATCGCTGCGTGTAGAAGTTGCAATAACATTTGGTGAGAACATCCCGTACACTTGTTTAATGCTTCAGGAAAGAATTAAGAATGATGTTGAAAAGATAACAGGGCTTGATGTGTACGAAGTGAACTTGTTAGTCACAGGTTTGCTTTTAAAGGAGGAAGTGGAGAAGATTTAA
- the rsmD gene encoding 16S rRNA (guanine(966)-N(2))-methyltransferase RsmD, which yields MRIIAGECKGRHIKPVPGMSTRPTTDKVRESIYNIIGPFFEGGMALDLYGGSGALGIEALSRGIEKCVFVDCDTKAIETIKWNLKQTKFTGAAEVYRNDSKRALKALYKRELTFSLVLLDPPYHKEQILHDLEKLTDYELLEADATVVVEHKKEVVLPEIIAGLTMTRSETYSGKTTISIYTYEQSGVEKEE from the coding sequence ATGCGTATAATTGCAGGAGAGTGTAAAGGACGGCATATAAAGCCAGTTCCTGGTATGTCAACGAGACCGACGACAGATAAAGTGAGAGAGTCGATTTATAATATCATTGGTCCGTTTTTCGAAGGTGGAATGGCTCTTGATTTATACGGTGGAAGCGGCGCACTTGGCATAGAAGCTTTAAGTCGCGGCATAGAGAAGTGTGTTTTCGTAGATTGTGATACGAAAGCCATTGAAACAATTAAATGGAATCTTAAACAGACGAAGTTTACTGGGGCTGCAGAAGTTTACCGGAATGATTCAAAGCGTGCCCTTAAAGCTCTTTATAAACGAGAGCTTACATTTTCCCTTGTATTACTTGATCCTCCTTATCATAAGGAACAGATTCTTCATGATCTGGAGAAGCTAACTGATTATGAGCTCCTTGAAGCCGATGCAACGGTGGTTGTTGAGCACAAAAAGGAAGTCGTTCTTCCAGAAATCATTGCCGGATTAACGATGACACGAAGCGAGACTTATAGCGGCAAGACGACAATATCGATTTATACATATGAACAGTCTGGTGTTGAGAAGGAGGAATAG